A genomic segment from Phalacrocorax aristotelis chromosome 16, bGulAri2.1, whole genome shotgun sequence encodes:
- the RNF135 gene encoding E3 ubiquitin-protein ligase RNF135 — MAAAVGLDRLLRAVDLSCACCLQLFTDPVRLPACSHSFCRPCIEEYRKGRQRGGCPLCREGFELKDLRPNRELAALVSLISQEEAGELETRDEPKPSGAVACDNPSPAERRPREKEEEIWDLSKQLEMTAETIQLLKEDLAKAKEYASQIKSQITEDFCCMKEYVERQERNTLMFIEQEEKAAQQKIEETIHQLCVEAYELTDIKDQTSNLLKRHRYPGSPSTMHKITLDEKLNVVKSAVEDLKRKMEILLLEKFTWQFPPVQPPDLHPEANVCSLSPEPAATNPEPMISSQFSQWADDVTFDLTRIYKRLAVTAQNRKVMVSSYLTDYEPSPNRFCISQVMCSQSFSTGCHYWEVITGDSDGWAVGVAHEMIGKRDKLGRTEHSWCIEWLGPEKRLSAWHGGQETLLHKEKPLKVGVFLELQKKMVSFYSIADTEMLLHTFEINTSNPLYPAFWLCSLERNGSLTINHTNGR, encoded by the exons aTGGCCGCTGCGGTGGGCCTCGACCGGCTCCTGCGCGCCGTGGACCTGAGCTgcgcctgctgcctgcagctcttcACGGACCCCGTGCGGCTGCCGGCCTGCAGCCACAGCTTCTGCCGGCCCTGCATCGAGGAGTACCGCaaggggaggcagcggggcGGCTGCCCGCTCTGCCGGGAAGGCTTCGAGCTCAAGGACCTGCGGCCCAACCGGGAGCTGGCCGCTTTGGTGAGCTTAATCTCGCAGGAGGAAGCGGGAGAGTTGGAAACGCGGGACGAACCGAAACCCTCCGGAGCTGTTGCCTGCGACAACCCCAGCCCGGCAGAGCGGCGACCTCGGGAGAAG gaggaagagatatGGGACCTCTCCAAGCAACTAGAAATGACTGCAGAGACCATCCAACTCTTGAAGGAAGATCTCGCTAAAGCAAAG gAATATGCATCTCAGATCAAAAGCCAGATTACTGAAGATTTCTGTTGCATGAAGGAATATGTTGAAAGACAGGAGAGAAACACACTGATGTTTATtgaacaagaggaaaaagcagctcaACAGAAAATTGAAGAGACTATTCACCAGCTCTGTGTTGAAGCGTACGAGCTCACAGACATCAAAGACCAAACA AGTAACTTACTCAAGAGACATAGGTACCCAGGCTCACCTTCAACAATGCATAAAATTACACTTGATGAGAAGCTTAATGTCGTCAAAAGTGCTGTAGAAGATCTTAAGAGAAAGATGGAAATTTTACTCTTGGAGAAGTTCACTTGGCAGTTCCCACCGG tgCAACCTCCAGACTTACATCCAGAGGCAAATGTCTGCTCATTATCTCCAGAGCCTGCAGCTACAAATCCAGAACCAATGATTTCAAGCCAGTTTTCTCAGT GGGCAGATGACGTGACTTTTGATCTCACAAGAATATATAAGCGGTTAGCAGTCACAGCCCAGAACAGGAAAGTGATGGTTTCCAGCTACCTCACTGATTATGAACCATCGCCTAACAGATTCTGCATCAGTCAAGTGATGTGTTCACAGAGCTTCTCTACTGGGTGCCACTACTGGGAAGTAATTACCGGGGACAGTGATGGATGGGCTGTTGGAGTTGCTCATGAAATGATTGGTAAAAGGGACAAATTAGGAAGAACAGAGCATTCCTGGTGCATAGAATGGCTTGGTCCTGAAAAGCGGCTGTCAGCATGGCATGGGGGTCAAGAAACATTATTACACAAGGAAAAACCATTGAAGGTTGGAGTTTTCCTGGAGCTACAAAAGAAGATGGTGTCATTTTACTCCATTGCTgacacagaaatgcttttgcatACATTTGAAATCAATACCTCAAATCCTCTTTACCCTGCTTTCTGGCTGTGTAGTCTAGAAAGAAATGGATCTTTAACTATAAATCACACAAACGGGAGATAA